TGGAACGATTGTCGTGTCAACCCAATAATGTGTACCATCTTTTGCTCTGTTACATATTTCGCCCTTCCATACCGCTCCTTGACCAATCGTCCTCCAGAGATCTTTGAAGAATTCCTTTCCATGGAAGCCAGAATTTAATATCCTGTGATCCTCACCTAGTAATTCCTCACGGCTGTATTTCGATATTTCACAGAACTTATCATTTACACTTGTAATCTTTCCCTTTTCATCTGTAATTGCAATGATAGACGATTGATCAAGGGCAAATGAAATATCCTGAGTTTCTTTTATCGATTCTAAAAGAGCCTGTTCCGCATTCTTTCGATTGGTAATATCAGACCGAATGGCAATATATTGAATCGGTTTACCATTTTTATCTAAGAAAGGGACAATTGTTGTATCTACCCAATAATAGGAGCCATCCTTTGCTTTATTTCTAATCTCACCCCTCCAAGTCTTCCCAGCTTGTATGTCAGTCCATAATTCCTGAAAAAACTCTTTATGGTGATATCCTGAATTTAACATCCGATGGTTCTTTCCGATAATTTCTTCCTTTTTATACTTTGAGATTTCTTCAAACTTATCATTCACATAAACAATCGTACCTAAAGGATCTGTGATGGCTACAATTGTCGAAGCATCTAAAGCAGCTTTGATATCATTTAGATTCGTATCTGATTCGGCTAGCTGCTTACTAATTAAAGTACTAGAGGCAATTAACCCGCTTATTATTAAAACTGTTACAAATAATACTAAATATATTAAAAATGTCTCTTCATTAATGATTTCATTCATTGGATTGTTGGTTGAGATAATCGTTGAGGCCCTTTTTAAAAGAAAATGCCCTTCTACAATCGCACCTGAAATAATTAGCGCACTAATTGGTTTTAACCATGTCTGACTTCCTTTTGAGTAGGTTTTAGAAGAAAAAAGAATCCATAAGGAAAATAAAAAAGACCCAAATATTAATAGTCCCGAAAATACAAAAATAGGAATATTATATTCTATCGTCAGATTCATAGCATAAATACTTATAATATGAATTGCAAAAACAGCTATTGTTAAAAATAAACTTCCAAAAAGCAAATGAATGGAACGGATTTCCTTGCCAAACAAAGGTATAAAAGCCATCCCTGAAAAAGCAATCCCTATTAGAATGGATAAAATGGTCAAGGGTATTTGGTAACTAGAAAAACGAGTAATATCAACTGCAATTAACCCGACAAAATTCATGACCCATATCCCCACTCCCATCGATACAGAGCCGCCAAGATATAAAAGTCTTTTATTATTCTTTGAATTTTTTATTAACGTAAACATATCTAAACCAGTATATGAAGCCATGATGGTGAGTCCTATGGCTATAACAATTAAAAATGAATTAAATTCGCCAGAAACTGTATCCATTTAAGGCATTCCCCCTTTGAGCTATTCGCTTTCTACAATGATTGTAATGGATATAAATACGGTAGGGAAGTGTTTTAGTTCACAAAATTGTCAAATTTACATTATATTAACCAAATAATTTTTTTACAACATACATAGCAGAACCAAACTTGCACGGAATATTGTTACAGGATAAATGTATCATTTTTCAAAAAAATTAAATTATTTATCAAAAAGGACTACACAAACTTAATTTTTTTGATTATACTGTACTACAACAGGTTGATAATAAATAAACTGTATTAAAAAAGGAGGAGATTTTTAATCATGTTAGTAAATCCAATTGAATTTTTCCGCACTTTGCAGAAAAAGGAATGTCCAGAATGTGGGCAGCATATGGAAGAACAAGCAGAAAGCTACTTAATGGAATGTGATCGCTGTTTAGCAAAAAGAGAAGAATAAAGAGAACAAATTTTTTAAATAAGCTGTACTACAACAAATAAAAGGTTAATAAACTGTATTAAAAAAGAGGGGGTATTAAAATGTTAATTAGTCCAGTTGAATTTTTCCGCACTTTGCCAAAGAAGGAATGTCCAGAATGTGGGCAGCATATGGAAGAACAAGCAGAAAGCTACTTAATGGAATGTGATCGCTGTTTAGCTAATAAAAACGAATAGAATATAATGCGCATGCTCCCCAGAGATGGGGAGTTTTTTGTATTCTAAAATAAGGAAGGAATAAACACATTTCAGATAGCAAAAACTTAGTAAAGGAGGTGTTTGTGTGGCAAATGAAACTTCTTCATCTAAAAAAAAGCAAACATCCATTCAAGGGGGAATATATCCTTCTCAAAAATATGTTCCAGGTGATTCTGTAGACGAACATAAGGATATTGAGGATGCAACGATCATGTTGGCTGGTGATGAAATTCGTCAACAAAATGAAAATCTGTAAAAGAGGAAGGTAAATGGATATGGATATAGTTGATATTGCGAGTGCTAAGCCAGGAGACGAAGTGTTTGTAATCTATCGTAATCCACATGTACCAACTGTTGCTAATATACGAGCTGCTGAAATTGTCACTCATCCGAAGGATCCAAATGCACTTGCCTTGTTCCTAAACGAAACCTTTCATGTGATCGAAGACGATGACGCTCTTTTCCCTACTTCTGAATCTGCTCAAAGAGCATACGAGGGTCATTTCTTTGATTTTGGCGAAAAATAAAAGACTGTCATTTATTGACAGTCTTTTTGAATACTTTCTTCATTATATTTTCGGAAGCTCTCTTATTTCTGTAGACATTTCATTTCCACACATTGGACAAAGCAAATCGTCTGTGACAAACTCCTTTCGCATCCAGCCAATACAGGCATTGTCCATGCAAGAATAAATTTCGGTTTCAAGCATAATTACTTCAATTTCTTCATCCTTAGCCCTTTTACCATAAAAAATGGGAACCGCCTCCTTTTTTTATAGTATGTACCAAAAATGTCCTTTTCATTGCTCATAAAACAATCTTTACCATAAACAAAATAAGGAAGGAATAATTTAAATGAAAATTAATGAAAAAAAAGTAACTGTGGTCGGAACAGATATCGAAGAAGTAAAGAGATTAAACAGTCAATCAGGCTTAAGTTATAACCAAGTGAAACAGGTGCTCGCCAAGAAACAATTAAATAATAGGCAGCCTTCCGAGTAGGAAGGCTGTTTTCATTATATATCATTATAATCAATGATTATTTCATCATCATGCCTTTTTGAAAGTATTTTTCCTTTCTTCCTATTCTCTTTTGTTTGAAAGATAATATCAAAATCATAATCATCCGGATAAAGTTCTTTAGCCGCGATATAAAGCTTTATTCTTTTATGGTTGACAGATATTTTTTCTCCTTTGACCTGGACCACATAATTCCCTTGTTGATCAGGGCCGCTATAAACAATCCCGAGCTCATTAGTTGGTGAGATTTTTACATTGTCCCCTTGAATGAATTCAGGAATCTTCTCCGCCGGTATAACGCTTTTTTTTCTATTTTTGTATTTATTTACAATTACTTGTTTTTCTAATTCCTTCTGTTTCCAGATATCTGTTTCCTTATTGGCATAATTTTTCATTTCTTTATATGTTACTTGATGTGCTCTCTCAATTATTTTCGGATGAATTCCTAGTTTTAAAGCAATTGCAAATGCCTGACTTTCCCCTCCTCTTCCTATATTAAGACGGTACGTCGGACTAAGAGTCTCAATATCAAATTCCATCGACCCATTAATAAATCCTGGATGTTCTTCAGCAAACTCTTTTATTTCACTATAGTGGGTCGTAGCTAAAAGCACTGCTCCTTTATTAAACAGCTGCTCTAAAATCGCAGTTGCAAGCCCCATTCCTTCCCCAGGATCTGTTCCGGATCCAAGCTCATCGAGAAGAACTAAAGTCTGGTCATTTGTTTCCTTAAGGATTTCAATAATATTTACTATCCGCGAGCTAAACGTACTTAAATTTTCAGTAATACTCTGACCATCACCAATATCCAC
This Neobacillus sp. YX16 DNA region includes the following protein-coding sequences:
- the yhfH gene encoding protein YhfH, which gives rise to MLISPVEFFRTLPKKECPECGQHMEEQAESYLMECDRCLANKNE
- the yhfH gene encoding protein YhfH; the encoded protein is MLVNPIEFFRTLQKKECPECGQHMEEQAESYLMECDRCLAKREE
- a CDS encoding transcriptional regulator SplA domain-containing protein, with the protein product MDIVDIASAKPGDEVFVIYRNPHVPTVANIRAAEIVTHPKDPNALALFLNETFHVIEDDDALFPTSESAQRAYEGHFFDFGEK
- a CDS encoding PAS domain S-box protein, whose amino-acid sequence is MDTVSGEFNSFLIVIAIGLTIMASYTGLDMFTLIKNSKNNKRLLYLGGSVSMGVGIWVMNFVGLIAVDITRFSSYQIPLTILSILIGIAFSGMAFIPLFGKEIRSIHLLFGSLFLTIAVFAIHIISIYAMNLTIEYNIPIFVFSGLLIFGSFLFSLWILFSSKTYSKGSQTWLKPISALIISGAIVEGHFLLKRASTIISTNNPMNEIINEETFLIYLVLFVTVLIISGLIASSTLISKQLAESDTNLNDIKAALDASTIVAITDPLGTIVYVNDKFEEISKYKKEEIIGKNHRMLNSGYHHKEFFQELWTDIQAGKTWRGEIRNKAKDGSYYWVDTTIVPFLDKNGKPIQYIAIRSDITNRKNAEQALLESIKETQDISFALDQSSIIAITDEKGKITSVNDKFCEISKYSREELLGEDHRILNSGFHGKEFFKDLWRTIGQGAVWKGEICNRAKDGTHYWVDTTIVPFLNDKGKPYQYVAIRTDISDRKRAEEHLKESIKDNTDIRFALDQSTIVAFTDAKGIITSVNDKFCEISKYNREEIIGKDHAILNSGHHPKLFFKDLWKTIGEGKVWKGEIRNKAKDGTFYWVDTTIVPFLSEKGKPYQYLAIRNDITERKKTEEVLHRQDKLAAVGQLAAGVAHEIRNPLTSMKGYAEFLTLDEQDPERLEFMNIILDEIERVNTIVEDFMVLAKPKMVELEEKNVVPVIKNVVSLLEFEARKKHVKLTFDCPHEIIQIECDENRLKQVFLNFIKNGIEAMPNGGELHVKTMIHDNNVQISIQDTGVGIPKEKLKQLGEPFYTTKKNGNGLGLMVSFKIIENHNGKVFVESEPNKGTTFNILLPAKPA
- a CDS encoding cold-inducible protein YdjO-related protein — its product is MFYGKRAKDEEIEVIMLETEIYSCMDNACIGWMRKEFVTDDLLCPMCGNEMSTEIRELPKI